From the Gallaecimonas kandeliae genome, one window contains:
- the arsJ gene encoding organoarsenical effux MFS transporter ArsJ, translated as MLASLSPMVRQYLLVTGNYWAFTLTDGALRMLVVLHFAHLGYSPLAIAMLFLFYEFFGVVTNLVGGWLGARLGLNNTMNLGLGLQVLALCMLLPPSWLTVPWVMAAQALSGIAKDLNKMSAKSSIKLLAGGNSLYHWVAVLTGSKNALKGVGFFLGAALLALLGFQGAIAAMAAVLALVWLASLVFLRADLGRAKNKPKFTDIFSKSRSVNLLSAARFFLFGARDLWFVVALPVFLADRLGWNNWQVGSFLALWVMGYGAVQALAPKVTGATAQGAARWAAPLTLVPVAIALELDAGWPPGTVLVAGLALFGVLFALNSALHSFLIVHLAEEDGVSLDVGFYYMANAMGRLVGTVLSGALYQWAGLEACLWFSAAFLLAATLVSTALPRH; from the coding sequence ATGCTGGCCAGCCTCAGCCCCATGGTGCGCCAGTACCTGCTGGTCACCGGCAACTACTGGGCCTTTACTCTCACCGACGGGGCCTTGCGGATGCTGGTGGTGCTGCACTTTGCGCACCTCGGCTACAGCCCCCTGGCCATCGCCATGCTGTTCCTCTTCTACGAGTTCTTCGGGGTGGTGACCAACCTGGTGGGGGGCTGGCTGGGGGCGCGCCTCGGCCTCAACAACACCATGAACCTGGGGCTGGGGCTGCAGGTGCTGGCCCTTTGCATGCTGCTGCCGCCCTCCTGGCTGACGGTGCCCTGGGTGATGGCGGCCCAGGCGCTGTCCGGTATCGCCAAGGATCTCAACAAGATGAGCGCCAAGAGCAGCATCAAGCTGCTGGCCGGCGGCAACAGCCTCTACCACTGGGTGGCGGTGCTGACCGGCTCCAAGAATGCCCTCAAGGGCGTCGGTTTCTTCCTGGGGGCGGCGCTGCTGGCGCTCTTGGGCTTTCAGGGCGCTATCGCGGCCATGGCGGCGGTGCTGGCCCTGGTGTGGCTGGCCAGCCTGGTCTTCTTGAGAGCAGACCTTGGCCGCGCCAAGAACAAGCCCAAGTTCACCGACATATTCTCCAAGAGCCGGTCTGTGAACCTGCTGTCGGCGGCCCGCTTCTTCCTGTTCGGGGCCCGGGATCTCTGGTTCGTGGTGGCGCTGCCGGTATTCCTGGCCGACCGCCTCGGCTGGAACAACTGGCAGGTGGGCAGCTTCCTGGCCCTTTGGGTGATGGGCTACGGCGCCGTCCAGGCCCTGGCCCCCAAGGTGACGGGAGCAACGGCCCAAGGCGCTGCCCGCTGGGCGGCGCCTCTCACCCTGGTGCCTGTGGCCATAGCCCTGGAGCTGGACGCCGGCTGGCCGCCGGGCACAGTACTGGTGGCGGGGCTGGCCTTGTTCGGGGTGCTCTTTGCGCTGAACTCGGCGCTGCACAGCTTCTTGATAGTGCATCTGGCCGAAGAGGACGGTGTGTCCCTGGACGTGGGTTTTTACTACATGGCCAACGCCATGGGCCGGCTGGTGGGCACAGTGCTGTCCGGCGCCCTCTACCAATGGGCAGGACTTGAGGCCTGCCTCTGGTTCTCGGCCGCCTTCCTGTTGGCGGCGACCCTCGTCTCCACCGCCCTGCCCCGCCATTGA
- a CDS encoding ArsJ-associated glyceraldehyde-3-phosphate dehydrogenase: MSIKIGINGFGRMGRLALRAAWNWPDFEFVQINDPAGDAATLAHLLTFDSVHGRWQHEATSEEDAILIGGKRIRCTANKAIADTDWSGCDVVIEASGKMKSKALLQAYLDQGVKRVVVTAPVKEEGVLNVVMGVNDHLYDPAKHPIVTAASCTTNCLAPVVKVIHEQLGIRHGSMTTIHDLTNTQSILDTPHKDLRRARASGISLIPTTTGSATAITHIFPDLKGKLNGHAVRVPLANASLTDCVFEVERETSAEEVNALLKAAAEGPLKGILGYEERPLVSVDYKTDPHSSVIDALSTLVVNGTQVKIYAWYDNEWGYVNRTMELARLVGGL; encoded by the coding sequence ATGAGCATCAAGATAGGGATCAACGGCTTTGGCCGCATGGGCAGGCTGGCGCTGAGGGCCGCCTGGAACTGGCCGGACTTCGAGTTCGTGCAGATAAACGACCCGGCCGGGGACGCCGCCACCCTGGCCCACCTCCTGACCTTCGATTCGGTCCACGGCCGCTGGCAGCATGAGGCCACCAGCGAGGAAGACGCGATCCTCATAGGCGGCAAACGCATCCGCTGCACGGCCAACAAGGCCATAGCCGACACCGACTGGTCGGGCTGTGACGTCGTCATCGAGGCCAGCGGCAAGATGAAGAGCAAGGCGCTGCTGCAAGCCTACCTTGACCAGGGCGTCAAACGCGTGGTGGTGACGGCCCCGGTCAAGGAAGAAGGGGTGCTGAACGTGGTGATGGGAGTCAACGACCACCTCTATGATCCGGCCAAACACCCCATAGTGACGGCCGCCTCTTGCACCACCAACTGCCTGGCCCCCGTGGTCAAGGTGATCCACGAGCAGCTCGGCATCCGTCACGGCTCCATGACCACCATCCACGATCTCACCAACACCCAGTCCATCCTGGATACCCCCCACAAGGATCTGCGCCGGGCCCGCGCCAGCGGCATCAGCCTCATTCCCACCACCACAGGCTCGGCCACCGCCATCACCCACATCTTCCCCGACCTCAAGGGCAAGCTGAACGGCCATGCGGTGCGGGTGCCCCTGGCCAACGCCTCCCTGACCGACTGCGTCTTCGAGGTGGAGCGGGAAACCAGCGCCGAAGAAGTGAACGCCCTCTTGAAGGCCGCAGCAGAAGGCCCCTTGAAAGGCATCTTGGGCTATGAGGAGCGGCCCCTGGTGTCGGTGGATTACAAGACGGATCCCCACTCCAGCGTCATCGACGCCCTCTCCACCCTGGTGGTGAACGGCACCCAGGTGAAGATCTACGCCTGGTACGACAACGAATGGGGCTACGTGAACCGCACCATGGAGCTGGCCCGCCTGGTGGGCGGTCTTTGA
- a CDS encoding metalloregulator ArsR/SmtB family transcription factor, which translates to MDPLTFYKCLADDTRLRCLLMLAAKGELCVCELTEALALSQPKVSRHLAQLREAGLLSARRDGKWVFYRLAHELPAWASQVLALSLEGNGPFLAPQLSKLPCAMQGPQGASRCC; encoded by the coding sequence ATGGATCCCCTGACTTTCTACAAATGCCTGGCCGACGACACCCGGCTGCGCTGCCTGCTGATGCTGGCCGCCAAGGGCGAACTCTGCGTCTGCGAGCTGACCGAAGCCCTGGCCCTCAGCCAGCCCAAGGTGTCCCGCCACCTGGCGCAGCTGCGCGAAGCAGGACTCTTGTCGGCCCGCCGGGACGGCAAGTGGGTCTTCTACCGCCTGGCCCACGAGCTGCCGGCCTGGGCCAGCCAGGTACTGGCCCTGAGCCTCGAGGGCAACGGCCCCTTCCTGGCCCCCCAGCTCAGCAAGCTGCCCTGCGCCATGCAGGGCCCCCAGGGCGCCAGCCGCTGCTGCTAA
- a CDS encoding multidrug effflux MFS transporter, with protein sequence MTEHKPIPGFALFLAMTMALGPLAIDTYLPAFPVLAQALGSEVHAISLSISLYVFVLSFGQLVGGPLSDRWGRAPVMLSGLAIFAGASFFISQVTSLEGLLAWRAVQAFGGGWAVVCVPALVRDRLSGREAAKLFSLIGLIMAAAPAFAPSLGSLLLTAFGWQSIFGFLGLYGALMVLVLKASLFRGRQQKPKAQAISAWRRYGAVLATRPALRYLFIQAMAFSVMLLFITHSSFIYQQHFGVSPGTFAMLFGANIGMMLVMNLTNRRLLGHFDPHPILRVGLLLQALGIGALLLVLSFAPSLSLFLPAMMLTVGAMGAISPNNQACYMEYFAEHGGTAAALMGALAFSLAGVVSALSALLPGTVTAIVLAQAACSALGLLLAWWPRAREAEKEAAA encoded by the coding sequence ATGACAGAGCACAAACCCATCCCCGGCTTCGCCCTCTTCCTGGCCATGACCATGGCCCTGGGGCCGCTCGCCATAGACACTTACCTGCCCGCCTTCCCTGTGCTGGCCCAGGCGCTGGGCAGTGAAGTGCACGCCATTTCCCTGTCCATCTCCCTCTACGTCTTCGTGCTGTCCTTCGGCCAGCTGGTGGGCGGGCCTTTGTCCGACCGCTGGGGCCGGGCGCCGGTGATGCTGAGCGGCCTCGCCATCTTCGCCGGCGCCAGCTTCTTCATCAGCCAGGTCACCAGCCTGGAAGGCCTGCTGGCCTGGCGCGCCGTGCAGGCCTTCGGCGGCGGCTGGGCCGTGGTCTGCGTGCCGGCCCTGGTGCGGGACAGGCTCTCGGGCCGGGAAGCGGCCAAGCTGTTCAGCCTCATCGGCCTCATCATGGCGGCGGCCCCGGCCTTTGCCCCCAGCCTCGGCAGCCTGCTGCTGACCGCCTTCGGCTGGCAAAGCATCTTCGGGTTCCTCGGGCTCTACGGCGCCCTGATGGTGCTGGTGCTCAAGGCCAGCCTGTTCCGCGGCCGCCAGCAAAAACCCAAGGCCCAGGCCATCAGCGCCTGGCGCCGCTACGGCGCCGTGCTGGCCACCCGCCCTGCCCTGCGCTACCTCTTTATCCAGGCCATGGCCTTCTCGGTGATGCTGCTCTTCATCACCCATTCCTCCTTCATCTATCAGCAGCACTTCGGGGTCAGCCCCGGCACCTTCGCCATGCTGTTTGGCGCCAACATCGGCATGATGCTGGTGATGAACCTGACAAACCGCCGCCTGCTGGGCCACTTCGATCCCCACCCCATACTGCGGGTCGGCCTGCTGCTCCAGGCCCTTGGCATAGGGGCCCTGCTGCTGGTGCTGAGCTTCGCCCCCAGCTTGAGCCTCTTCCTGCCGGCCATGATGCTGACGGTGGGGGCCATGGGTGCCATCAGCCCCAACAACCAGGCCTGCTACATGGAGTATTTTGCCGAGCACGGCGGCACGGCAGCAGCCCTGATGGGCGCCCTGGCCTTCAGTCTGGCCGGGGTGGTGTCGGCGCTGTCGGCGCTGCTGCCCGGGACAGTGACCGCCATAGTGCTGGCCCAGGCCGCCTGTTCGGCCCTCGGCCTGTTGCTGGCCTGGTGGCCAAGAGCCAGGGAAGCGGAAAAAGAAGCGGCGGCCTGA
- a CDS encoding MarR family winged helix-turn-helix transcriptional regulator encodes MTDNLHLETRLSALMSQMRQQFNQALAAQGLELSPPQAQLLTLIGQEPGINGRQLAEKTGRDKATITRLLASLEPFLERRVDAADQRCQCLHLNAEGERRAAQVNSARRQAYGALFAPLGVQEKAQLAALLQKCLGREGETGAS; translated from the coding sequence ATGACAGACAACCTCCACCTCGAAACCCGGCTCAGCGCCTTGATGAGCCAGATGCGCCAGCAGTTCAACCAGGCCTTGGCCGCCCAGGGGCTTGAGCTTAGCCCGCCCCAGGCCCAGCTGCTGACCCTGATAGGCCAGGAACCCGGCATCAATGGCCGCCAACTGGCCGAAAAGACGGGCCGGGACAAGGCCACCATTACCCGGCTGCTGGCCAGCCTGGAGCCTTTCCTTGAAAGGCGCGTCGATGCGGCCGACCAGCGCTGCCAGTGCCTCCATCTCAATGCCGAAGGGGAGCGCCGGGCCGCCCAGGTCAACAGTGCCCGCCGCCAGGCCTACGGTGCCCTCTTCGCGCCCCTGGGGGTTCAGGAAAAGGCGCAGCTGGCGGCGCTGCTGCAAAAATGCCTGGGCCGGGAAGGGGAAACTGGCGCATCATAG
- a CDS encoding sensor domain-containing diguanylate cyclase yields MAQRPLFATLTTPLVILVLATAATLYGDRIPGQWLPALAWLPYALGAVGLWLALQFAKRQLLLSVALTLLGYGLIQGLLQAPISDPLVRYSYDLLSLGLPLALLCNQLLSERGLGHPQALLLYCLVVLALLLAVAAYPLAGTVLVTWLDQHFALHAFDGLVVSLAALVFGALALLAGAVHFLRRKDTLGAGLLFVMLANLLPLYFLDWPFVSSLFASAALTIALVTGIKTSHDLAYRDALTGLNGRRKLFERLAGLSRHYSLAMLDIDHFKSFNDSYGHDVGDDVLAMVAAKIAQVGGGGEVFRYGGEEFTLIFPGRSRDSAVQYLEEVRELIANTPFIIRDKAKRKQGSAEQRGRGAKGRKQVQITVSIGVAEKQKGQGQPEVLIKAADQALYQAKKKGRNCVVAA; encoded by the coding sequence ATGGCGCAGCGCCCGCTCTTCGCTACCCTCACCACGCCCCTGGTCATACTGGTGCTGGCCACTGCCGCCACCCTTTATGGCGACCGGATCCCCGGCCAATGGTTGCCGGCCCTGGCCTGGCTGCCCTATGCCCTGGGGGCAGTGGGGCTCTGGCTGGCCTTGCAGTTTGCCAAGCGCCAGTTGCTGCTGAGCGTGGCCCTGACGTTGCTGGGTTATGGCTTGATCCAGGGCCTGTTGCAGGCCCCCATCAGTGACCCCTTGGTGCGTTACAGCTACGATCTGTTGAGCCTGGGGCTACCCCTGGCATTGCTCTGTAACCAGCTGCTGAGCGAGCGGGGCCTGGGCCACCCCCAGGCCTTATTACTCTACTGCCTGGTGGTGCTGGCCTTGCTGCTGGCGGTCGCCGCCTACCCCTTGGCTGGCACCGTCCTGGTCACCTGGCTGGACCAGCATTTTGCCCTCCATGCCTTTGACGGGCTGGTGGTCAGCCTGGCCGCCCTGGTCTTCGGCGCCCTGGCGCTGCTGGCCGGTGCTGTGCATTTTCTGCGCAGGAAAGACACCCTCGGCGCCGGCCTGCTGTTCGTCATGCTGGCCAATCTATTGCCCCTCTATTTTCTGGACTGGCCCTTCGTCTCCAGCCTTTTTGCCAGTGCCGCCCTGACCATAGCCCTGGTGACCGGCATCAAGACCTCCCATGATCTCGCCTACCGTGACGCCCTGACCGGCCTCAACGGCCGCCGCAAGCTCTTCGAACGGCTGGCAGGCCTGTCCCGCCACTACAGCCTGGCTATGCTCGACATCGACCACTTCAAGAGTTTCAACGACAGCTATGGCCACGACGTGGGGGACGACGTCCTGGCCATGGTGGCCGCCAAGATTGCCCAGGTCGGTGGTGGCGGTGAGGTGTTCCGTTACGGCGGCGAGGAGTTCACCCTGATCTTCCCCGGCCGTAGCCGTGACAGCGCCGTCCAATACCTCGAGGAAGTGCGGGAGCTGATCGCCAATACCCCTTTCATCATCCGCGACAAAGCCAAGCGCAAGCAGGGCAGTGCCGAGCAGCGGGGCAGGGGAGCCAAGGGCCGGAAGCAGGTGCAGATCACCGTCAGCATCGGCGTCGCCGAGAAGCAAAAAGGTCAGGGCCAGCCCGAGGTGCTGATCAAGGCCGCCGACCAGGCCCTCTACCAGGCCAAGAAGAAAGGCCGCAACTGTGTGGTGGCCGCTTAG